The following DNA comes from Chryseobacterium gallinarum.
AATTTCGTTAGAATAGAAATCATAATATCCGTTTACTTTAAACTGATTCACTTTCTGCTTCAGGTCGACATCTCCGGCAGGCTGAAGTGCATAGATCCCGTAATAATTATAGCTGTCTAAACCATATTCCGCATTGATATTGAATTTTCCTTTCTCCCCATAGGAGTTAAGGAAAGCACCAATTGTTGCAGAAGTCTGTCCGGATTTCCAGTCGTAGTCCTTTTTGAGACCATTTGTAGAAAGAACATGCACATCCGCTCCTACTTCAAACTTATTTTCCAAGGTTTTGGAAATATTTCCATCTGCCAAGATTTTCCCATAATTCCCCATCCCAAACTGGAAATAATTATTCTGGGCCGTCCCATCGAATTTTGGAGCGACATCTTCTCCCTGAATCGTTGAGGTTTTGAAGTCTGAAACCGCTGGAACATCCGTAATGGTATATTTTACAGGATTCTGGGATTTCTCTTCCGGCGGATAATTTTTGATGGTTTCTACAGAAGTCTTCTTTTTTTCGATCTTCTTCACTTCCGGTTCTCTTTTCTTATTAAGAACCAGTTTCTCCTCCTTGATCTGGGAAAACGCAAACTGCGAAACTCCTAAAAATAATATGGATAATAATTGAATTTTTCTGTTCATTACTATTATTGTATTTATGTATTCAGATAAAATCTATTAATGATTTACTGAACATGATACTCATTTTTACTTTTTAATCTGCTTTTTTACTTCTTTTGCTTCGGCAACAATCTCTGGGAAGTCTTTATAGTTCGCAATAATCTGGTCACATGTATAGCTTGCCTGATAGGTATCTTTTAATCCTACATAATTTTTCGCCATCAGTACCAGGGCTTTTGCTCCCCAGTATTCTTCTGATGCATAATTGTTGGCAAGCTTAAAGATCGTTTCATTGGAAGACTTAAAGGCTTTCCCTTTGTTTTGATAGTAAGCTTTCGCATATAAAGCTTCTGCAGCCACTGAAGTGTTGGATGATTTTTCAAGAGAAGCATAGGCAGATTGTGCATCCTTATCTTTTCCGGAATTCATCAGGCTTCTTGCCTTGATTACTTTTGCTGTTTCCATTACTGCTGCTGAATTCTTGGAATTGGCAATCACTGCATTGGCCAGTTTTTCGGCTTCTGAAAAATTTTTCTCCTCAGCATACAGTTTCATCAGTTCTACATTTGCATAGTTTTTAATACTGATATCAGAAGAGTTTTTAATTCCCTCAAGATACTTTTTGGCTTCAGCTGTATTTCCCTGTGCAATAAAAATCTGGGCTAAACGGGTCTGGGCATCGTCCTGATAATCATTCTGAACAGCAGCTACCTCCTGTAAAACAAGGAGAGCTTTGGTAGGATTATTGGTCTGGTAATAGCTCTCTCCCAGCTCATATTTAGCCTGATACAGACCTTCTCCTGTAGGATTTTGAGTCAGATACTTCTCATAATAGGAAATTGCATTTTTATAATCTTTCTTAGAGAAATACTGTTTTCCGGTAGATAAGTTGATCTCATCAATTTCCGAAGCATCTACGTTCACACCGATATTTCTTGCAAAATTTTCATATCCTGACACGTCCCCGTTTTTGGTGAAAAGAGGCTTGGCAGCCTGAACGATTTTTTGTGCATAAGCGGTATTTTTATACTGCTCGCCCAGGGATTTCAGTTCAGAAAGTGCTTTATCGTTCTGATTCTGGTCTATATAATTCTGAGCTCTGTAGATAGAAGCATTAGCGATCAGATCCTTATCAGAAGAGCCTTTAATTACTTTTCCGAAATAATCATTGGAATTTGCAAAATCATCCTGAGCAGCATATGCTGTTCCTATTTCATATTGCGCATCATCGTAATATTCAGAATCCGGATATTTTGATAAAAGATTTTTTAAGTTGTTGATCTTAGCCTGCGTATCTCCTTTGAAACCTAAAGCCATTGCTTTCTGGTACAGGGTATAATCTGTAGCATCATCATTTTTATCATAAATGGCAATCGCTTCGTTCAGGTCATTATTGGCATAGTGAATATCTGCAAGACGCAGCTCCGCATCATTTTTAAATTCAGGCTTCGGGTTTGTCAGATATTGTTTGAAATAGGTAGCAGCCTGATCGAATTTTTTAGATTTAAAATAAGCATACCCTAAATCATAAGGCAATTGCTGCTTTTCAGGAAAACTTTCCCCCAGGAGCTTTTCGTAACGAACAATGGCTGACGGATAGTTTCCTTTTTGGTAATAGACCTGGGCCAGCCAGTATAAAGCCCTGCTATTAAATTCTTTATTAATATTAAAACCAAGACTTCTTAAGAAATATTTCTCAGCTTCATCATAATTTCCTTTGTTGAATTCTTCCGTTCCCAGCAAATAAGATACCTCCTGATCTACTTTATTGATTTCCGGCGTAGAGCTTTGCAGCCTGTCTATCGCGTTTAGAGTTTCTTTATAGTTCCCTGAATACAAATAAGACTTTACCAATAATGATCTCATTTCTGAGGCATTGGCTGCATTCTGGTTGTCATTAATATAGCTCTGGATAACCGCAGAAGGATTTTCAAATGGGTTCCCGATATCATAGCTCAGCTTTGCATACTGTTCATGAGCCAGTTTTTTCACCTTGGCATCATAGTCCATCTGGTAAGAAGAACGGAAGGCAGAAAGCGCTTCCTGTTTTTTATCTACAGCGAGATAAGCATTTCCCAGCTGATAATAGGCATTCTGAGCCAACGCTGAATTGCTGTTGACAAGCTGGTTATAGTAAGAAACCGCTTCGTCATATTTTTTCAATTGAGCGGCCACAAATCCCATCTCATATAAATCATTTTCAGAAGGGTTCTGCTGTACATTCAGATAGTCTTTTAAATGCGGATACGCAGAAGTATAATCATTTTTCATGAAATAACTCTCCCCTATGATCTTATGAACCTCAGCTTTATAAGCATCTGAAATATTCTCATTCAGCAAAGCATTCCCTTCTGAAATTGCCTGATCATAATTCTTGTCATTGTAATACATCTGTACATAGTAAGGACGTACCAGTTTGGAGAATTTATCCTGGTCTTTGATGGAATCAAAATACTGGAAAGCCTTATCGTTCTGTCTGTTGCTGTAATACAAGTGTCCCAGCATATAAGCAATATCTCCTTTCTGAGAGGTATCAGCAGACTTGTAGGCTTCTTCCAGTGCATCAATAGCTCCTTTAGAATCCCCGGTCATAAATTTTGCATATCCCAGCTTAAGGATATATTGAGTGTTTTCTTCCTTTGACAGTTGATATTGGTTTACTTTTTTCAAAGTTTCCAATGCTTTATCAAAGTCTTTTTTAGCTAAGTAATAATCCGCTAAAGGAAGATTGGCCTGGGCAAAATAAGCGGAATTCGGGTATTCTTTCATGAAAGCAGTCAATCCTTCCTCTGCATGATTTTTCTGAAGAATGACTCCTATCACATTGTCAAAAAACTGAGCCGCTTCCTTTTTGGAACGTGTCAGATTCTGATTGTAGAAATATTGCCTGGCATATTCGTATTGGGAAGCGTTGTATATTTTGGTCTGGTAAAGATTTTCTGCTAGATTGAATCTATAATTTTCTTTCTGGGTAAAATATTGGGACTGTTGAGCTTCGGAGATTCCGAAATAAAACACGGCAGCCGCTAAAAGTATTTTTTTTGATTTCATTCTTCTCGATATAAGAAAATTAGTCTACATAAGTTAACGAAAATATTAAAAACTTATTGTTTAAGCAAGTTTTAACAGATTTAATAATTCTAAAGTATCAATTTTACAAAAATGAAATCATTTCACAACTTCATGATAAAATTTCTTACTTTAGTCTGAAAAAACGTAAACAATTTAAGCATCAGGTTTGATTTTTTTTCTATTTGATACTTTTTCAACAGCAGCTAAAAACATACCATAAATACACTCTGACATGAAATTTAAGATACTTTTAGCATTAATTTTTATCAACCTTCTTCAGGCTCAAAAGTTTTATTTCCCTAAAACAGCCGTAAAAGACTCACTTATTTTAGAAAATCAAATGCCTGAACTGGCTCTGCAAATTATATTTTGAATGCGAGGTACTGGATAAAGACCTGATCATAAGTGGAAATTTATCCGTTTTTTCAATGTTTCCATTAATAAAAAAGATTTTGATACAGATACCTTTTATACCAGATACAGCCTGATGGCAAATCTTTTTTACTCTCCACCCATATGGCAAGGGCCAGTTATGCAAAAGACAATGTAGTGCGGCAGCTTCTGGAGCCCGGTAAAGAGTATCAGATACCTATCAAAAATTCTGTATACATCAGTAAAAAAATAGAAAAAGGAAGTAAGTTCCTGCTATTGGTTGTGTAAATAAAAATCCCAACTGGCAGATCAATTACGGAACCGGTAAAGATGTAAGTGATGAAATCATACAGGATTCCGGAGCCCCTTTGGAAATTAAATGGTACAACAGCAGCTATGTGGGAATACCTGTTGATAAAGATTCAAGGAATTCCGCTGTGCTTTTTTTGCCTAAATGTTCTTAACAACTGTTAACATCAAAATAAAAAATCATTACATTTGCTTTTTTTCAAATCAAATATAGTTATTGAATGAGTCAACTTTTTAGAAGAAAAATCTATTCAGATACAGATACTTCGACAGGGCTTTTAAGGGTTCTTGGGGTGTGGGACATCGTATTTTTTGGTATTGCGGCCATTATCGGAGCTGGAAGTTTCAGCAGTTTGGGAGAAGCCGTTTTTAGAGGTGGCCCCGGTGTTATCCTTCTATATTTGATTTGTGGTTTTGCCTGTGGTTTCACGGCTTTATGCTATGCTGAATTTGCCAGCAGAATTCCTACAGCAGGCTCCGCATATACTTATGCATATGCAAGTTTTGGAGAGTTAATTGCCTGGGTGATCGGCTGGGCTTTGATTATGGAATATTCTTTCGGGAATATCTATGTTGCTTTTTCCTGGTCAGATTATTTCACCAGTTTCCTGAGCCGTCTGGGCATGCATATTCCTGATTACCTCACCTGCAGCTATACGGAAGCAAGAAAGGCGTTTCAAAATGGTTCAGAAAATAAAGAACTGCTGAATGCCTGGAAAAATGCTCCCCTGATCGGAAATCTGAAATTCATTGTAGATATTCCGGCCCTGGTTATTAATGGGTTAATTACATGGCTCTGCTATGTAGGAGTGAAAGAAAGTAAAAATTTCAACAACTCACTGGTTCTTCTGAAACTAGGAGTTATTATATTGGTTATCCTGGTTGGTTTTGCGTATATCAATACGGATAACTGGACTCCGGTAAGTCCGGCTACGGGAATACCATCATTTATGCCCAATGGATTTGCAGGGGTGATGAGTGCCGTATCGGGTGTCTTTTTTGCTTATATCGGATTCGATGCTTTAAGTGTACTATCAGAAGAAACAAAAGATCCTCAGAAGACACTTCCGAAAGGGATGATCATCTCTCTTGTTTTATGTACCGTGATCTACATTGCCCTTACCTTGGTATTAACAGGAATGGTAGATTACAAAAAATTTGATGGTGTGGGAGATCCTCTTTCATTTATATTTGAAAAAACAAATGCCAATGTTGCCTGGATGGAGCTTATTGTATCTTTTGTGGCTATTGTAGCAATCACTACCGTATTACTGGTATTCCAGATGGGCCAGCCAAGAATCTGGTACGCAATGAGCCGTGACGGGCTGATGCCTCAGAGATTCCAGAAAATACATCCTAAATATAAAACTCCTTCCTATGCAACTATTGTAACGGGGATTGTGGTAGGTATTCCTATTCTGTTCACGGATAAAACCTTTATATTGGATTTCACCAGTATCGGTACTATTTTCGCCTTTGTATTGGTTTGTGCCGGAGTACTGCTTCTTCCGGCAAAAGAGAAAATAAAAGGCAGATTTCACCTTCCTTACGTGAATGGTAAAATTATCTTCCCGGTTGCTTTTATCGGGGGATTGGTTGCATTCTATTATTTGCAGCCCGATTTTTTCCAAAATCTGATGGATTGGGCAGATCCGCAAGAAGGAGAATTCAGAGCTTCTATCTTCTTCTTTATTCTGATCAACCTGGTCATGTGTGTGGTAGCTTTCATCAGGAACCTTTCGTTGATTCCGCTGGTGGGCTTAAGCTCATGCCTGTATCTGCTTACCGGAATGAGCCATGAAAACTGGTTCTGGTTTGGAATCTGGTTCCTGATAGGCATGGTAATTTATTTTTGTTACGGATATAAGAACAGTAAGCTGGGAAAGGAATTAAGGAATAATTAAACTCAAAGTAAAACTGCGGAAAGGCAAAATGACAAAAGGTCTATCTATTTATGTGACTGATTTGCTGTTTTGCCTTTTCGCTTTTTTATTAGTTCCTATAAAATCGGCAAAATTATTGCTATAACATAAATAGAATCAATAAACTACTTGCCATGTCTGAAAGAATAAAAACATACCGGGAATTTTATCAATTTTACCTTACCGAACACAGTAAAACAGGAACACGAATTTTTCATTTCATAGGCACATTGCTTGTATTTGTAGTAATAGGCTATGTAATCAGCTCAGGAAAAGAAAGATTTTTATGGTACATCCCGATTTTCGGGTATGGTTTTGCATGGTTCAGTCACGCCGTTATAGAAAGAAACAAGCCTGCCACTTTTAAATACCCTTTATGGTCATTAGTTTCGGATTTCAGGCTCTTCTTTGAACTGTTGACGGGCAAACAGAAATTCAGAGAAACTACACCTTCCAGCCGTACAACAGAAGAACATTAGTATTCCCCTGCTTTAAACAGGCTGTAAAACGTTAAAATATATCAGTAGAATATCTGCTTTACCTCGAATACACAGATTCTTTAAGTATATTCATGGAAATCATATCATTATAATATGACAACCAATTGGCCAAAATAAAATCCTTACCTGTCTACTTTTTAACTTCATTAGCAACTTTATCAGCATCTTCTTTTGCGGAATACCTTTTTATTCCTATTAAATACCCTAAAGAAGGCAGGATAAAAGACAACATCACAGGAATTATAATTGCCAATCCTGATCCGTCAAGCAATACCGTTAAAGGAAAGAGATAATCGTTATAGGCAATTAATGCCAGAGTAAATAAAAAGCTATCACTTCCCCCCGTTGAAAGAATATTAAAGTCTTTTCCAAACTGATCGAATACACCAGCCATGACAAATAGCAAAAGATTAATAAAAAACATCCACAATACGGACCTGTAAACCATTCCCTTCTTTGCATTCAGATATCCGGCTCCCATCAGAAAAAGAGATAAGACTCCTGAAACACCCACATCCAGGCCTGAAGTATCTCCTTCACTGCCGATTCGCCCAAAGAAATAGAAGGAATACAAAAATAAGTTGATAAGATAAACTATCGTAACATAATTCATGAGACAAAAAATTTGGATGTATGATTGTTATTGTTTTTCAAGAATACTGTAATGCACAGTATTCATTACCTTTTCAGCCAGGGCATCCCCATCTATCTTGATCTTTTCCGGAATATAGTCTGAAAATGTCATCGTTTTATCTTTATTCAAGGTCACCACAACCTCTTCAAGAATATTCTGATCATCCGTAAAAAACTGAATCCTGTTACCTGCAATCCGCCAGAATGAAAGTCTCGGTTCAGATGGAGAACAATTTCCCACACTTCCTTCCACATAATTGTAAATGGCAAAACCATCCTCCCGTATTGCATAGTTTCTCATCAGGCGACAATTATCGAAGTCTTTAATAACTTTCTTCTTATTTTCATAAAAACCTGATTCTTTCAGCTTCCAAAACCCTGTAACGTCTTCCTTCTTTAGTTTCTGGGCACTCACAAAAGAGGCAAAAACTAAGGCAGAAGAAAATAATAATTTCTTCATCTATTTTTTCTTTTTCATTTTCTTTTTTATATCCGGGCTTTCAGGCGTCTTTTCCATCTCTTCCGTGACTTCAATAAGTCCCATAGAGATCATAGAAGCCGGATCTCCTTGCTTTTCACCTTCTTTCCAGACCTCAAAAGCCTTTTCCCTAAGTCCTAAAAGGTGATAATAGGCTCCCAAAACATTATACCCTTCTGTTTCCCCAAGGTTGATTATTTTCTGAGAAAGCTCAATCAGCTCAGGATGAGGCTTCAGTTTCTTATCTTTAATTTTTTCAAGATCATCAAAAAAGCCGGGAGTATATTCCATCATCTTTAATCCGAAAGCATTGAGACAAGCTTTAGCTACCCCTTGATTGCAAAAGTCTTCACTGATCTTAGTAAAGTCGTTTGCATTCGAAAACAAGGCATCCAGCCCAGACATATTTTTAGTCTTATCATAATATGCTGCCAATAAAGCTGCTCTTTTCTGAGACTCTTCAGGATTTTTTCTGTTATTAATCTCAGTACTGTCTTTTTTACGGATCCACACACCGTTTTTAACCCAATCGGAAATACCAATTAACTTATCTTTTTTGATTTTAAAAATGAATACATCTTTATCCGGAAGTATCACCAGGCTATCATTTCTGGTAAAGTAATAGCTGCTTTTAAATCCACCCGCTATTTTACCATTTCCATCAAAATTAAAACTTTTATAAAAAGTCTCATCCCCCTGCTCTTCAAAGTAACCCTGCAATGCATTGTCTGCTTTTTGAGCAGACGTAATTCCGGTAATAAAAACAGCAGAAGTGAGTATGAACAATTTTTTCATTAATTCTTTCTTTTAGATATCATATTGGCCCCGGGCAGGGCGGCGAAGCCGCACCCTGCCCGGGGCCTCTTACAATCTTAATCCCGTTACTTAAATTTTTTCTTAAAGCTGAATTTAAGCCTGTTCATCAGCCCAGGCTCTATGACATCAACTCCCAAGCCAAAATTGCTGTCGGCTACCGTATGATGATCTGTTCTGAATCTTTCAAACTCATCCTGTGGAATTTCCAGGTTAACTAAAGGATTGTGCTCGATATACACGCTGGCTCCGTTTTTTGTAATTTTCTTACGGCTTTTATAATCAAAATAAGGATTGTTTATTGTACTTTCCTGAACGGTATACTTTTCTTCAGTATCAATTTTCTGATCCGTATATAAGTTGATTTCATACTTTTCACTGTCGAAATTATGCCAGAAAGGAAGGTCTTTATGCATAAAATCTCTTGCACTGGCTTTCACTACGTTTCTGTCAAAATACATCAGGAAACGGTTTTTCTGCGGATCTGTATAATAGGGGTTTTCCACTACAGCCGTATATTGAATCTTTACTTCATTTAATTTTTTGTTATCACTTATGACATCAATGGCTGCATCTTTAAATATATTCCTTACATCAGTCCCGTTCCTGTCGCCGGAATAGTTCAGGCTATAAAAGAGAAAACTGTTCCAGCTGTCTATAATCTCTCTTTTATTGGTACTTTTAAAATACCTTCTCATGGCATTGGCCCTGTTTCCTTTATAGGTAGTGACCAGTTTCAGGTTTCCGGTATTTCCCTGGGTGGTAAAATCAACTTTTTCATCCACACAATAGTAAGGAAACTTAAAAGCCTTTCTTACCTGTAGCTCCTGATCTTTTTTAACTTCAAGGTAATGCATAAAATACATGAAACCTCTGTTTTCGATCAGACCAAACTCATCCCTGATAGTAGCATCTACAAAATATTCCTCTCCTTTATAATTTATTTTAACCACCACATGATTAAAACTTAATAATGAAGGAAGGTAATATTTAATATAATAGTCTGTATGAAAGTTAACCAGTACCACAGATGCTTCTACACCGATATAATCCAGAATAACCTTCAATAATACAGATTTAGCTTTGCAGTCCCCCTGCTTGTTTTCATAGGTGATGGAAGGTTCCTGTGGCTTATGGCCGTTCATTTCATCAGCATTGAAAATATAATAGATATGATTCTGCACATATTCAATTGCAAACTGAAGCTTTTCATCCTGATCTGCAATAGCATCTAATTTTTCAACAAGATGGGGAGCAAATTCCTGTAAAGAAGATTTGCTGAAAATTTCATCGTAAATAGGAACGATATAATTTGAAAGGTCTTTCCAGGTACTTTCCGTAGCAAAATCTATATAAGGGAAAATTTCACGCCCCGCGTCTACCGGATTGATATAATTTTGTTCTTCAAATACAAACCGGTCTCCTTTCTTTAAATAATTGATTTCCGGTTCCAGAACATTTCCCTGTTCATCTCTGAAAAAGGTCTTTTTATAAGCAATGGTCTGTTCACGTTCATTAATAAAAGTAAATCTAAAACTGCCATATGCCCAGTAATTATCCGGACTCACCCAGACATATTTCGAAAATTCCTTTCTAAGGAAATCACGATCGGTAAAAACTTTAACCCTGGAATCTTCTAAAATCAGTACATCATACAATCTGAGGTCTTTAATGGTAATATTGATTTTCTTATTGCTGCTCAATACTCCTCCACTGCTTTGATTTTCGCTATCCAGGACTTTGATCTTTGTATCCGGAATTTTATCAATCAGCACTCCATCCCTTAACACACTGATCCTATGAATCTGATAGACTTCATTCTCTTCTACTACAACATCAGACACGGAAGCCCTCTCCAGGTTTCCCGGCTCATTCAGTGTATAAGCCATGCAGGCGTATTCACCGTTTTCTTTATTGCTTGTATAATATTTTTTATCTAAAAAGTAACAGTAGTCTCTTCCTTCATCAATCTGTTTTCTGGCAAATTCGGAATCCTTGATTCTTTCTATAATTTCCTGGTCCCCGATATTTCCAGCCCACTCTTCAGGTTTTTGAATCTTGTAGTTTTCAATTTGAATTTGATTATCCATATTTATGAATTACGTTTTTGGTTATGATTGTTACAAAGTTCAAATTAAATAATTAAAAAAGTAAAAAACAATAGAAGAACTGTGACAATTGAAGAAACAGATTTCGGCATGGTAATTGCGAGGTATGCGCTAAAATCAAGTTTATGAAAAGTATAGCAACAATTCTAAAAGGGACAGCTCCCGCATTAGCATTATTCGCAATGACACAATGTACAACCATTCCGGGAGGTTCCCCAGCTGATGAAAAAACTTTCATTGTAGGACCACAAACCGCAGACTGTACAGGGGTAGCTCCTATGAAATGTCTGCAGGTAAAAGAAAAAGCTTCCGAAAACTGGACCAACCTTTACACCAATATCGAAGGATTTACCTATGAACCGGGATATGAATATGTTTTGAAAGTAAAAACTGAGAAAATCGCCAATCCTCCGGCTGACGGATCTTCCATTAAATATACTTTGGTAAAACAGGTTTCCAAAACTAAAAAAGAAACGGCTGATGCCAACGAAAAAACACTTATCGTAGGGGCACAAACTGCAGACTGTTCTGCAGGGGCAGGCCGCATGAAATGCCTGCAGGTAAAAGAAAATGCTTCTGAAAACTGGACGAATTTCTATAGCAATATCGAAGGATTTACCTATGAACCGGGATATGAATATGTTTTGAAGGTAAAAACTGAAAAAATAGCGAACCCTCCCGCAGATGCCTCTTCCATTAAATATATATTAACAGAACAGGTTTCTAAAACAAAGAAATAACAATAAAAGCTCCCAAAAAATTCGGGAGCTTTTTATTTCAATAAGGATCACTTTAAAAATCAGTTTCTTTTTTAGGCGGGTCCGGATATTTTCCTTTACTTACTTCGCCTACTGTGTTTGCCGTAGTCATGGCAACAACCAGATCATTGAGCATATTGCTGGCTGCTGTAGGTGAGTTAGGCAGTAAAACCAGATTACTCCTGTTACTGGCACCTACAGAATGTAATGTATCATAATGCTGGGTCACTACGATAAGCGCAGAAGCTTCATGAGAATTAATATCTACATTGTTCAGCATTCTTACCGATTCTTCAAGGCCCTTGGCAATTTCTCTTCTTTGATCGGCAATCCCCTGACCCTGTAGCTTTTTAGACTCTGCTTCAGCTTTTGCTACCGCTACAATTCTGATTCTTTGCGCTTCGGATTCATATTCAGCTGCTGTTTTTTCTCTTTCCGCTGCATTAATCCTGTTCATGGCATGCTTTACCTGTTCGTCCGGATCAATATCCGTCACCAGTGCTTTGATAATATCATACCCGTAGCTGTTCATCGCTTCCTGCAATTCGCTTTTTACAGCTACAGCAATGTCGTCTTTTCTCACAAAAACATCGTCCAGTTTCAGCTTCGGCACTTCAGCACGTACCACATCAAAAACAAAAGATGTAATCTGATTTTCCGGATTCTCCAGGCGATAATAGGCATCCCCTACCTGATTTCTGATCACCTGGTACTGTACAGAAATCTTCATTTTGATAAATACATTATCCAGGGTTTTGGTATCGATCATTACATCAAGCTGTTGAATTCTAAGATTGAGCCTTTTGGCAATCTGATCGATAATCGGAAGCTTCAGGTGAAGTCCGGAATGTTTCACCGCCTGGAATTTACCAAAGCGTTCAATAATGGCTGCTGTTTCCTGTTTCACCACAAAAAACGAAGCAAATAAAATAATAAGCCCAAAGACAATAACGGGCGCTAGAAAAATCCCCATAGTTTCAGTTTTTAATAATAAGTAGTAATAAGCCGGCTTTTGTTAAAACTTTTTAAGTTTCAGCATTAGCCAAGCTATAAACCGTTTTTATAAATATACTACTTATTTTCAAACTAAACTGTCATTCCGATATCTATTCCTTTGATCTTTCTATACAGATCTGTTGCATAATTATCCGTCATTCCGGAAACAAAATCAATGATACCAAGTACTTTTTGATAATCTGTTCCATTTTCATAAACAAATTGTCTTGGTAAAAGTTTCAGTGCTTTTTTATCATAAGATTTTCTTTCGTCTTCAGGTTTTAGAATAGAAGGAATAAAATGGTCCAGTAATTCATACATTACGTTATATCCTGCATTTTCAATTTCTACCACTGCTTTGTGATTGTAGATTTTTTCAATAGAAAAGGATTCAATATCCTGTAATGCCCTGTTTTCAGATTTATAACTGTCCAGAAGAGCCATATCAAGATTCCCCTGGAGAATGGTTTCAAAATTCTGCTTATAAATTTCCAGAGATTTATTGATGAGGGCATTGATAGCCTTTGCTCTCAGGTAAGAAATCTTTTCATTTTCATTGGAGATGGAAGCCAGTTTGTTTTTTACCCTGTCGATATCATTACTTTCAGATTTTACCAATTCGAAAAACAGGTTTTCACAGTCGGAAGTTGATACAATTCCCAGTCTGTGGGCATCTTCCATATCGATAATATTATAGCAGATATCATCGGCTGCTTCCACCAGCCATACAAAAGGATGCCTTTTGAAGATATAAGGTTCTTCATTTTCTGCAATAAGCTGTGTTCCCTGGGCTATCTCAAGGAAAATATCTTTTTCATTCTGAAAAAAACCGAACTTTTTCCTGTGAATAATTCCTTTTTTCTTGGCTACGGCTTCACACGGATATTTTGCAATGCTGGCCAGTGTAGAAAAGGTCAACTGAATGCCACCTGCATCTTTTCC
Coding sequences within:
- a CDS encoding tetratricopeptide repeat protein, encoding MKSKKILLAAAVFYFGISEAQQSQYFTQKENYRFNLAENLYQTKIYNASQYEYARQYFYNQNLTRSKKEAAQFFDNVIGVILQKNHAEEGLTAFMKEYPNSAYFAQANLPLADYYLAKKDFDKALETLKKVNQYQLSKEENTQYILKLGYAKFMTGDSKGAIDALEEAYKSADTSQKGDIAYMLGHLYYSNRQNDKAFQYFDSIKDQDKFSKLVRPYYVQMYYNDKNYDQAISEGNALLNENISDAYKAEVHKIIGESYFMKNDYTSAYPHLKDYLNVQQNPSENDLYEMGFVAAQLKKYDEAVSYYNQLVNSNSALAQNAYYQLGNAYLAVDKKQEALSAFRSSYQMDYDAKVKKLAHEQYAKLSYDIGNPFENPSAVIQSYINDNQNAANASEMRSLLVKSYLYSGNYKETLNAIDRLQSSTPEINKVDQEVSYLLGTEEFNKGNYDEAEKYFLRSLGFNINKEFNSRALYWLAQVYYQKGNYPSAIVRYEKLLGESFPEKQQLPYDLGYAYFKSKKFDQAATYFKQYLTNPKPEFKNDAELRLADIHYANNDLNEAIAIYDKNDDATDYTLYQKAMALGFKGDTQAKINNLKNLLSKYPDSEYYDDAQYEIGTAYAAQDDFANSNDYFGKVIKGSSDKDLIANASIYRAQNYIDQNQNDKALSELKSLGEQYKNTAYAQKIVQAAKPLFTKNGDVSGYENFARNIGVNVDASEIDEINLSTGKQYFSKKDYKNAISYYEKYLTQNPTGEGLYQAKYELGESYYQTNNPTKALLVLQEVAAVQNDYQDDAQTRLAQIFIAQGNTAEAKKYLEGIKNSSDISIKNYANVELMKLYAEEKNFSEAEKLANAVIANSKNSAAVMETAKVIKARSLMNSGKDKDAQSAYASLEKSSNTSVAAEALYAKAYYQNKGKAFKSSNETIFKLANNYASEEYWGAKALVLMAKNYVGLKDTYQASYTCDQIIANYKDFPEIVAEAKEVKKQIKK
- a CDS encoding APC family permease; amino-acid sequence: MSQLFRRKIYSDTDTSTGLLRVLGVWDIVFFGIAAIIGAGSFSSLGEAVFRGGPGVILLYLICGFACGFTALCYAEFASRIPTAGSAYTYAYASFGELIAWVIGWALIMEYSFGNIYVAFSWSDYFTSFLSRLGMHIPDYLTCSYTEARKAFQNGSENKELLNAWKNAPLIGNLKFIVDIPALVINGLITWLCYVGVKESKNFNNSLVLLKLGVIILVILVGFAYINTDNWTPVSPATGIPSFMPNGFAGVMSAVSGVFFAYIGFDALSVLSEETKDPQKTLPKGMIISLVLCTVIYIALTLVLTGMVDYKKFDGVGDPLSFIFEKTNANVAWMELIVSFVAIVAITTVLLVFQMGQPRIWYAMSRDGLMPQRFQKIHPKYKTPSYATIVTGIVVGIPILFTDKTFILDFTSIGTIFAFVLVCAGVLLLPAKEKIKGRFHLPYVNGKIIFPVAFIGGLVAFYYLQPDFFQNLMDWADPQEGEFRASIFFFILINLVMCVVAFIRNLSLIPLVGLSSCLYLLTGMSHENWFWFGIWFLIGMVIYFCYGYKNSKLGKELRNN
- a CDS encoding DUF962 domain-containing protein, which codes for MSERIKTYREFYQFYLTEHSKTGTRIFHFIGTLLVFVVIGYVISSGKERFLWYIPIFGYGFAWFSHAVIERNKPATFKYPLWSLVSDFRLFFELLTGKQKFRETTPSSRTTEEH
- a CDS encoding lipocalin-like domain-containing protein; the encoded protein is MKKLLFSSALVFASFVSAQKLKKEDVTGFWKLKESGFYENKKKVIKDFDNCRLMRNYAIREDGFAIYNYVEGSVGNCSPSEPRLSFWRIAGNRIQFFTDDQNILEEVVVTLNKDKTMTFSDYIPEKIKIDGDALAEKVMNTVHYSILEKQ
- a CDS encoding DUF4377 domain-containing protein; this translates as MKSIATILKGTAPALALFAMTQCTTIPGGSPADEKTFIVGPQTADCTGVAPMKCLQVKEKASENWTNLYTNIEGFTYEPGYEYVLKVKTEKIANPPADGSSIKYTLVKQVSKTKKETADANEKTLIVGAQTADCSAGAGRMKCLQVKENASENWTNFYSNIEGFTYEPGYEYVLKVKTEKIANPPADASSIKYILTEQVSKTKK